A genomic segment from Prochlorothrix hollandica PCC 9006 = CALU 1027 encodes:
- a CDS encoding glycosyltransferase family 2 protein: protein MLVTIITVCFNSVKDLEKCINSVIKQNSKDIEYVVVDGNSQDGTSEILHTYANVIDKLIIEPDEGIYNAMNKALNLASGDYIYFLGSDDYLIDEFVIDDVINFIHHNHLPLFIYGNIKVFPNTGEAYVHKPAKPDKVLDEMITGCLPHQASFAHKSLFQNEEVGLFNENYKSAADYEWFLKLWSFADKISDDLVYYDRTIASYNSNGTSSNLTVALAEMFKSQNNLPLYQSSFWTQRRIAAYQNIIIHPNGHWDLQRSPSTVQDYQNLLLQHQELHEEYRKLTELAQQLLIDLNNQSSHNSLFYVLIKLKKYFRSLFFFRK from the coding sequence ATGTTAGTTACTATTATTACAGTCTGTTTTAATTCGGTTAAAGATCTTGAAAAGTGTATAAACAGTGTTATTAAGCAAAATTCCAAAGATATTGAATATGTTGTAGTTGATGGTAACTCTCAAGATGGTACTTCAGAGATTTTACACACGTATGCAAATGTAATTGATAAGTTAATAATTGAACCGGATGAAGGTATTTACAATGCTATGAATAAAGCCCTAAATCTGGCATCTGGCGACTATATTTACTTTTTAGGATCTGATGATTATCTTATTGATGAATTTGTAATAGATGATGTAATCAATTTTATTCACCACAATCATCTTCCACTTTTTATTTATGGAAATATAAAAGTTTTCCCCAATACAGGCGAAGCCTATGTTCATAAACCTGCAAAGCCAGATAAGGTCTTAGATGAAATGATTACAGGATGTTTACCTCATCAAGCTAGCTTCGCCCATAAAAGCTTATTTCAAAATGAGGAAGTAGGATTATTCAATGAAAATTATAAATCTGCTGCTGATTATGAATGGTTTCTAAAACTTTGGAGTTTTGCTGATAAAATATCTGATGATTTAGTATATTACGATCGCACAATAGCCTCCTACAACAGTAACGGCACATCTAGCAACTTAACAGTTGCTCTTGCAGAAATGTTTAAGAGTCAAAATAACCTCCCACTCTATCAATCTTCATTCTGGACTCAGAGAAGAATAGCAGCGTATCAAAATATCATTATCCATCCCAATGGGCACTGGGATCTTCAAAGGAGTCCATCAACTGTTCAAGACTATCAAAATCTACTCCTTCAACATCAGGAACTTCATGAGGAATATCGCAAACTTACAGAATTAGCTCAACAGTTGCTTATCGATTTGAATAATCAAAGCTCACATAACTCCTTATTTTATGTTCTTATCAAACTCAAGAAGTATTTTAGATCTCTATTTTTTTTCCGAAAATAG